The following are encoded together in the Vigna unguiculata cultivar IT97K-499-35 chromosome 2, ASM411807v1, whole genome shotgun sequence genome:
- the LOC114169526 gene encoding UDP-N-acetylglucosamine transferase subunit ALG14-like, with product MGKCNGCSFSIVSSFGVFLSAIFVVSLILVRLLYVIYHSRRPLTKRGLKPVSTLIILGSGGHTAEMINLLAVLQKDRFYPRFYIAAATDIMSLQKAQMLENSLTSENASGVTDTAQFMKIYRSREVGQSYITSVWTTLVALVHALWLMVKIRPEVILCNGPGTCIPLCAIAFIFKVLGIRWSSIFYVESIARVRRLSLSALLLYKLRMADQLFVQWPQLQRQYPRVTYVGRLM from the exons ATGGGCAAATGCAATGGCTGCAGCTTCTCTATTGTGTCTTCATTTGGCGTCTTTTTGAGTGCAATTTTTGTTGTCTCCTTGATTTTGGTCCGTCTCCTGTATGTTATATATCACAGTCGCAGGCCTTTGACCAAAAGGGGTTTAAAACCCGTCAGTACCCTTATTATTTTAGGATCAG GTGGTCATACTGCTGAGATGATTAATCTATTGGCAGTGTTGCAGAAAGATAGGTTTTATCCAAGATTCTACATAGCTGCTGCTACTGATATTATGAGTCTTCAAAAAGCTCAAATGTTGGAAAACTCCCTGACTTCTGAG AATGCCTCAGGGGTCACCGATACTGCACAGTTCATGAAGATATACCGGAGTAGGGAAGTTGGTCAATCGTATATAACCTCTGTTTGGACTACATTAGTTGCACTGGTGCATGCGTTATGGCTAATGGTTAAAATTAGACCTGAAGTG ATACTTTGCAATGGACCTGGAACTTGCATTCCCCTCTGTGCAATTGCATTCATATTTAAG GTACTGGGAATCAGATGGTCATCGATTTTCTATGTTGAGAGTATTGCAAGAGTGAGAAGGCTCTCCTTGAGTGCCTTGCTCCTGTACAAGTTGCGGATGGCTGATCAACTTTTTGTCCAGTGGCCACAGCTGCAACGGCAATATCCTCGAGTAACCTATGTTGGTAGACTCATGTAA
- the LOC114173163 gene encoding uncharacterized protein LOC114173163, giving the protein MASIPLLSPPAAATATAAATGSNQACPLPLSPLYSKSHRRLTRLHVSSPTNNPRTAATPTTSPGSGETIFFDGGAHYGDLAANLLLGFTLFWLPLTLAAVSRAMYLRYRFTNLRVTVISGLTGEDRSDFGYSVIKDVQVVPRFIGEWGDVIITLKDGTKVDLRSVPKFREIAKYCLEMAQKSQGLKETGPKGF; this is encoded by the coding sequence ATGGCATCCATTCCCCTCCTCTCGCCACCCGCCGCCGCCACCGCCACCGCCGCGGCTACCGGCAGCAACCAAGCCTGTCCCCTTCCCCTCTCCCCACTCTACTCCAAGTCCCACCGTCGACTCACACGCCTTCACGTGTCCTCCCCAACCAACAACCCCCGCACGGCCGCCACCCCCACCACTTCCCCCGGCTCCGGCGAGACCATATTCTTCGACGGCGGGGCCCACTACGGCGACCTCGCGGCGAACCTGCTTCTTGGATTCACTCTGTTCTGGCTCCCCCTAACCCTAGCGGCAGTGTCGCGCGCCATGTACCTGCGGTACAGGTTCACGAACCTGAGGGTGACGGTGATCTCGGGGCTGACGGGTGAGGACCGGAGCGACTTTGGGTACAGCGTGATAAAGGACGTGCAGGTGGTGCCACGTTTCATCGGAGAGTGGGGTGACGTTATCATAACCCTGAAGGACGGAACGAAGGTGGACCTTAGGAGTGTCCCTAAATTTAGAGAGATCGCCAAGTACTGCCTCGAAATGGCGCAGAAATCCCAAGGTTTGAAGGAAACTGGACCCAAAGGTTTTTAG
- the LOC114174320 gene encoding homeobox-leucine zipper protein ATHB-13-like isoform X2, protein MAFFPANFMLQTPHHDDHHQPPPSLTSILPPQEYHGGVTFLGKRSMSFSSGIEHGEEPNAEEDLSDDGSQAGEKKRRLNMEQVKTLEKSFELGNKLEPERKMQLARALGLQPRQIAIWFQNRRARWKTKQLEKDYDLLKRQYESVKSDNDALQTQNQKLQAEILALKSREPTESINLNKETEGSCSNRSENSSDIKLDISRTPAIDSPVSTHQASRTLFPSSARPAGVAQLFQTSSRPDLPCQKIDQMVKEESLSNMFCAMDDQSGFWPWLEQQHFN, encoded by the exons ATGGCTTTCTTCCCAGCAAATTTCATGCTCCAAACCCCTCACCATGATGATCATCATCAACCCCCACCTTCTCTCACCTCAATTCTACCACCTCAGGAATATCATG GGGGAGTGACCTTTCTGGGAAAGAGATCCATGTCATTTTCATCGGGGATTGAGCACGGAGAAGAGCCCAATGCTGAGGAGGATTTGTCCGATGATGGATCACAGGCAGGGGAGAAGAAGAGGAGGCTCAACATGGAACAGGTGAAGACACTTGAGAAGAGCTTTGAGTTGGGGAATAAGCTTGAGCCAGAGAGGAAAATGCAACTTGCAAGAGCTCTTGGGTTGCAGCCAAGACAGATTGCGATATGGTTTCAGAACAGAAGGGCAAGGTGGAAGACCAAGCAGTTGGAGAAAGACTACGATCTTCTCAAAAGACAGTATGAATCTGTCAAGTCAGATAATGATGCACTTCAAACTCAGAACCAAAAACTTCAGGCTGAG ATATTGGCACTGAAAAGTAGAGAGCCAACTGAATCCATCAACCTTAACAAAGAAACAGAAGGATCGTGCAGCAACAGAAGTGAGAACAGCTCGGACATCAAGTTGGATATCTCAAGGACACCAGCTATTGACAGTCCTGTATCTACACATCAGGCGAGCAGAACCCTGTTTCCATCTTCTGCTAGGCCTGCAGGGGTTGCTCAGCTTTTCCAAACTTCTTCAAGACCAGACCTTCCATGCCAAAAGATTGACCAAATGGTCAAAGAAGAAAGCCTAAGCAACATGTTCTGTGCCATGGATGACCAATCCGGGTTTTGGCCATGGTTGGAGCAGCAGCATTTCAACTGA
- the LOC114174320 gene encoding homeobox-leucine zipper protein ATHB-13-like isoform X1: MWPKTCNEMAFFPANFMLQTPHHDDHHQPPPSLTSILPPQEYHGGVTFLGKRSMSFSSGIEHGEEPNAEEDLSDDGSQAGEKKRRLNMEQVKTLEKSFELGNKLEPERKMQLARALGLQPRQIAIWFQNRRARWKTKQLEKDYDLLKRQYESVKSDNDALQTQNQKLQAEILALKSREPTESINLNKETEGSCSNRSENSSDIKLDISRTPAIDSPVSTHQASRTLFPSSARPAGVAQLFQTSSRPDLPCQKIDQMVKEESLSNMFCAMDDQSGFWPWLEQQHFN, translated from the exons ATGTG GCCTAAAACCTGCAATGAGATGGCTTTCTTCCCAGCAAATTTCATGCTCCAAACCCCTCACCATGATGATCATCATCAACCCCCACCTTCTCTCACCTCAATTCTACCACCTCAGGAATATCATG GGGGAGTGACCTTTCTGGGAAAGAGATCCATGTCATTTTCATCGGGGATTGAGCACGGAGAAGAGCCCAATGCTGAGGAGGATTTGTCCGATGATGGATCACAGGCAGGGGAGAAGAAGAGGAGGCTCAACATGGAACAGGTGAAGACACTTGAGAAGAGCTTTGAGTTGGGGAATAAGCTTGAGCCAGAGAGGAAAATGCAACTTGCAAGAGCTCTTGGGTTGCAGCCAAGACAGATTGCGATATGGTTTCAGAACAGAAGGGCAAGGTGGAAGACCAAGCAGTTGGAGAAAGACTACGATCTTCTCAAAAGACAGTATGAATCTGTCAAGTCAGATAATGATGCACTTCAAACTCAGAACCAAAAACTTCAGGCTGAG ATATTGGCACTGAAAAGTAGAGAGCCAACTGAATCCATCAACCTTAACAAAGAAACAGAAGGATCGTGCAGCAACAGAAGTGAGAACAGCTCGGACATCAAGTTGGATATCTCAAGGACACCAGCTATTGACAGTCCTGTATCTACACATCAGGCGAGCAGAACCCTGTTTCCATCTTCTGCTAGGCCTGCAGGGGTTGCTCAGCTTTTCCAAACTTCTTCAAGACCAGACCTTCCATGCCAAAAGATTGACCAAATGGTCAAAGAAGAAAGCCTAAGCAACATGTTCTGTGCCATGGATGACCAATCCGGGTTTTGGCCATGGTTGGAGCAGCAGCATTTCAACTGA
- the LOC114171042 gene encoding binding partner of ACD11 1 has protein sequence MSSGGYAVEVTGLSPNVTDKDVRDFFAFSGVIEAVEIIRSGDYACTAYVTFKDAYSQETACLLSGATILDQRVCITRWGHYEDEFDFWNRPSYSHEDEAASTTPQSSQFVSSAGEAVTMAQEVVKTMVAKGYVLSKDALAKAKDFDESHQVSATATAKVSELSQRIGLTDKISAGIGAVKSVDQRYNVSETTIAAASTAGRSVAAAANTVVNSSYFSKGALWVSGALTRAAQVASDLGTRRDRQ, from the exons ATGAGTTCCGGGGGGTACGCTGTAGAGGTTACGGGTCTCTCTCCGAACGTCACTGACAAGGATGTCCGTGATTTCTTTGCTTTCTCTGGTGTCATTGAGGCTGTTGAAATTATCAg GTCTGGTGATTATGCTTGTACTGCTTATGTGACGTTCAAAGATGCATATTCACAAGAAACTGCATGCTTGCTTAGT GGAGCCACTATTTTAGATCAACGCGTATGCATAACACGCTGGGGGCATTATGAAGATGAGTTTGATTTTTGGAACCGGCCCTCTTACAGTCATGAGGACGAAGCTGCTTCAact ACACCACAGAGCAGTCAATTTGTTTCCTCTGCTGGAGAAGCAGTCACCATGGCCCAAGAAGTTGTAAAGACCATGGTAGCAAAGGGATATGTTCTCAGCAAGGATGCGCTGGCTAAGGCTAAAGATTTTGACGAGTCTCATCAGGTTTCTGCCACTGCAACAGCAAAGGTTTCTGAACTGAGCCAGAGAATTGGCCTCACAGATAAGATATCTGCTGGTATTGGAGCTGTTAAATCTGTGGATCAGAGATATAATGTCTCTGAAACAACCATTGCGGCGGCATCCACGGCGGGAAGATCGGTAGCAGCGGCTGCAAACACTGTGGTAAACAGCAGTTATTTTTCGAAAGGTGCTTTGTGGGTGTCAGGTGCTCTAACCAGAGCTGCTCAAGTTGCTTCTGATTTGGGTACTCGCAGGGATAGACAGTAA